CGCTTATATTGATGTTAAACTTTTTTGAGAAATAACATTTCGTTCTAAAGTCATTTTATATCTTTAAATAAAATCTTTAGAAATGACTTTGTACCCAATAGAATCTGGAAACTTTATGCTAGATGGAGGAGCTATGTTTGGTGTTGTGCCTAAGGCCATTTGGCAAAGAACCAATCCTGCAGACGCAACAAATAAAATAGATATTGGAATGCGTTGTTTGTTGATAGAGGATGGAGATCGATTAATTTTAATTGATACCGGTTTAGGAGATAAACAAGATGATAAATTTTTTAGCCATGTAAGTCCTTGGGGCGATTTTACTACAGATCTTTCTTTAGCAAAATATGGATTTCACAGAGATGATATTACAGATGTTTTTTTAACGCATTTACATTTTGATCATGTAGGTGGGGCTATTCAGTGGAATAAAGACAGAACTTTTTTAGAACCTGCATTTAAGAATGCAACTTTTTGGTCAAATGCCAATCATTGGCAATGGGCTACTGAGCCTAATCCTAGAGAAAAAGCATCATTTTTAACAGAGAATATCAATCCTATTCAAGAAAGTGGACAATTAAAATTTGTTTCGATTAGCGGAAATCAGAAAGCGCAGACATCAGAGCTAGGGTTTGGCATCTTTTTTGCCGATGGACACACGGAAAAACAAATGATTCCTATGATTCAGTATAAAGGAAAAACAGTTGTTTTTATGGCCGATTTATTACCAACTATTGGGCATATTCCATTGCCGTATATCATGGGGTACGATACAAGACCTTTGTTGACTATGTCAGAAAAAGAATTATTTTTGAACGAAGCGGCAAAGAACGAATACATTTTGTTTATGCAGCACGACGCTCACAACGAGTTGTGTACAGTTCAGCAAACAGGAAAAGGAATAAGATTAAAAGAAACATATACATTTAACCAGATATTTAATTCATGAAATTATCAAAGATTATAGTAGTAACAGCAATAGGAGCTTTTTTAGTTAGTTGTAATTCTGTAAAAAGAATTGCAGTGCCAGAAGGAAAAGATACTTCTGTAATTATTCCAAGCAAACAAGTGTTTACAGAGCAGGATGTGCAAACTTGGTCTCATGCAGATTTGGCTACAGATTCAATTCCAGGAATTAGTTTGGAAAAAGCATATGAGTTTTTAAAAGATAGAAAAAGTGTACCTGTTATTGTAGCGGTAACAGATTCTGGTAGTGATATTACTCACGAAGATTTGGCGGCAAAAGTGTGGACAAATCCAAAAGAAATAGCAGGAAATGGTATTGATGATGATAAAAATGGATTTATTGATGATATACATGGATGGAACTTTTTAGGATCTACATATGATGAAAATCTAGAATTAACAAGATTGTATCGTCAACAAAAACCATTGTATGAAGGTAAGACAGAGGCAGATTTTAAAAAGGAAAAAGATTTAAAAAAGTTTAAGGATTTTAAAGCTTTAGAAGAAGATTTTAAAAGCAACTTAGAGCGTGTTAAAAAAGGTCAGGCACAATACATGCAGTATGAGGACATGTTAAAAGCTACAGATGTGGCCATGCAAAATTTAACAGGTAAAGAAGATTATACTTTAGAAGATTTAAAAGCAATTACTTCAACTTTTGATTTTGTGAATTCTCAAAAGGAGATGGCAATTAAAATATTAGAGTCAGGAAGTTCTGTTGAAGAGCAATTAGAACAATTAGAACCAGCAGTTGATTATTATACCTCTCAAGTAAACTCGTACTATAACATTAACTTTAACGGAAGAGCTAAGTTAAATGATGATGGGTATTCTATGAAAACCAAAGTATATGGAGATAACAATGTAAAAGATCAAGGCGATGATGAAATTCATGGAACACATGTTTCTGGAATTGTTTTGGCAGATAGAAATAATCATTTAGGAGTAAATGGAGTAGTTGATAATGCTTTGTTAATGGCTGTTCGTGTGGTTCCTAATGGAGATGAATACGATAAAGATGTTGCTTTAGGGATTAGATATGCTGTAGATAACGGAGCAAAAGTAATCAATACCAGTTTTGGAAAAGGATACTCTCCAAATGCAGAGTGGGTGTATGATGCTATTAAATATGCAGCAAAAAAAGATGTGTTAATTGTAAATGCCGCAGGGAATGATGGTCAGAATATTGATGAAAA
Above is a genomic segment from Wenyingzhuangia fucanilytica containing:
- a CDS encoding MBL fold metallo-hydrolase, whose product is MTLYPIESGNFMLDGGAMFGVVPKAIWQRTNPADATNKIDIGMRCLLIEDGDRLILIDTGLGDKQDDKFFSHVSPWGDFTTDLSLAKYGFHRDDITDVFLTHLHFDHVGGAIQWNKDRTFLEPAFKNATFWSNANHWQWATEPNPREKASFLTENINPIQESGQLKFVSISGNQKAQTSELGFGIFFADGHTEKQMIPMIQYKGKTVVFMADLLPTIGHIPLPYIMGYDTRPLLTMSEKELFLNEAAKNEYILFMQHDAHNELCTVQQTGKGIRLKETYTFNQIFNS
- a CDS encoding S8 family peptidase, which codes for MKLSKIIVVTAIGAFLVSCNSVKRIAVPEGKDTSVIIPSKQVFTEQDVQTWSHADLATDSIPGISLEKAYEFLKDRKSVPVIVAVTDSGSDITHEDLAAKVWTNPKEIAGNGIDDDKNGFIDDIHGWNFLGSTYDENLELTRLYRQQKPLYEGKTEADFKKEKDLKKFKDFKALEEDFKSNLERVKKGQAQYMQYEDMLKATDVAMQNLTGKEDYTLEDLKAITSTFDFVNSQKEMAIKILESGSSVEEQLEQLEPAVDYYTSQVNSYYNINFNGRAKLNDDGYSMKTKVYGDNNVKDQGDDEIHGTHVSGIVLADRNNHLGVNGVVDNALLMAVRVVPNGDEYDKDVALGIRYAVDNGAKVINTSFGKGYSPNAEWVYDAIKYAAKKDVLIVNAAGNDGQNIDEKPSYPKDIEKGDKEVSDNFLTVGAATRFYNENLPADFTNYGKANVDVFAPGHDIYNTVPNNGYKSLSGTSMASPATAGVAALIRSYFPELSASQVKHIIMNSGTLVNLEVLLPKGEGKLVPFTELSKSGRIVNAYNAVKMAAEMVAKKK